The DNA region CACATTAAATGAGTTTGTTAAAATGGCGATGAATTTTGCACTCCATCGAAAAGAGCAGATCATCAAAATATCAACTAAAGGTAGTGACGAATTAATTGGGATTGCATAAAAAAGCCGATTATTCGGCTTTTTTATGCGGTTCGCTCCCTTACTCAATATCAGTATAAGCATCGCCCCCAATAAATATCATGGTATTTGTTGGGTGTGCAGGTGAACCCGAGGCACCCAAAGCAAAGGATTTTTTGACCATTTTACTTCCGTAGTTGAGTTCGATGGTATTGCCATAAATTTTGTAGGTGCCGCCTTTTCCCGCGGTCTTTTTCCAGGCACTGGCAGCGGGCGTCATGATGCCTCCGTTTGCTCCTTCAGCAAAATGGGTATCATCAATAAAATTGATCTTTTTGATCACCAGGGCATTTGTGCCGTTGCCATAATCGCCGCCACTTACTTTTTCATATCCCTTTTTTAGCTTGATACTACCTGTGTAGGGATAGGCCGGGAACCAATTGCCTTCACCCAGCTTATAGTCATACGTTTTTCCTTCGTTATTGGTAAGATAAAAGGTCACCCCCGTTTTTTTCCAGGTTCCCCAGGCTTTAGGGCGGCTGCTTTTGGCGGTTGCCACGTCCAGCGTTTCAATTGGCTCATCGCCAACATCAAAGTACTCTCCGTTTTTGAATAATACTACGGGTTCAAAGGCAATGGCAGCGGGATAGCCACTTACAGCCCTGAAATACCATCCCTCAACGGCAGGAGCGGTGGTTATTGATTTGTGATGAGCGCCTTCGCTTTTTGCATTAGCGGCGGCGCTTAAATGTAATGTGAAGCTTGAAATAGCAAGGCAAATGGCCAGGTGTTTAACTTTCATATCATTTAGTGTTTTGGTTAACTTTTATTAATTTAACTCAAACACTAATGATTGGTTTGCAGGAGTTTGATTAAGCTTTTGTTAAAAGCTAAGCATCCACCGCATCATAAACAATTACCTTTTCCCACAGATGGCTGCAGTTTTTAATAAACTCCAGGTGGATAGGGTGGGTTTGATAGGTTGCCTGTCCGGCCAGGTCACTGAAAAACATCAGCTCAGATACGGCCCAGGAATTATCAACTACATCGCGTTTTTCGGTACTGGCCACAATACCTACGCGGAGTTTGCGTACGGTTTCGATTTTGGCGAGGGTTTTAACGCCGGCTACCAGTTTATTGCGATCTTCTGTTGATCCCGGGTTTTTAAGCCAGAAAAATACATGGTGAACTATTGGCCATTCTTCCTTCTGCTCTTTCAGGGATATTGCCGATGCAGTAACTGTACCTGCGGCCAGTGCCGCTGTTGTGGTTATGAATTTTCTTCGGGTTGATTTCATGACAGGTTAAATAATCGCTTTCAAGGTAGTAAGAATTATTTAAAAACGTTTATTAGTTGTTTCAATCAAAACACATCCAAAATATAAAGCAGCACAATAACAGGCAGCACATTTAAGAATATCACAAGCCCGATATTCTGATCCTGCACATCTCTTTGCGCATAGCGGGACAGGAATATGATAAAAACCACATAGTAAATAAGCGGAAAAACGAATATTACGGAAAGCAGCAGTCCCGCCGAGCTCATAAGCTGGCCCCAGCCCAATATAATTGGCCATACTACCATTCCGACGATTTCAAGAAAGGTGATAACGGATAGTACTTTTAAGGTTTGGGCTTTGCTCATGTTAAGGTAATTGTTTACCTTAAAAATAAGAAAACTGAGGGGTTTTATGAAATATGAAGAAGCAGCCTACAAACACTCGGGCTGCTTACACCCTTCTTCCGAAAATTCGGGTTCAAAAGTGCTGTGGCTGATATCCAGATGTTCCAAACGGTGACGAAGGTCATGCTTGATATTATCAAAATCGGCCATGGCTTCAGGCTTGATCACCAGGTGGGCAGTAAGTGCGTTTTCGGTGGTGCTGAGCGCCCAAACGTGCATGTGGTGAACATCAACCACGCCTTTGGCTTTTTTAAGTTCGGCTTTGATCTTGTCAAGGTCCATTTCGGCAGGTACGCCGTCCATTTCCAAACGCAGGCTGGCCGTAAGCAGGCTCCAGGTGCCGCGTAATATCACAAAACCTATTATCAGGCTCACTGCGCTGTCAATCCAGTACAGTTTGGTAAAGTATATGATAATACCAGATATCACCACGCCAAAGGATACTATGGCATCAACAGCCATGTGCAGGTAAGCGCCTTTAATGTTCAGGTCGGTATCTTTATCTTTAACAAACAGCCAGGCTGTAAAAGCGTTAATGCCAATGCCTATAAAAGCAACCCAGGCCATGGTGCCGCCCGATACTGTTTCGGGGTTCATGAAGCGCGTAATAGCTTCATAAATAATAAAACCAACGGCTGCAAATAATATTACCGCGTTAAAAAAAGATACGATGATGGTCGACCGCTTATAGCCGTAGGTATACTTACTATTAGCGCTTACTTTGGTGAGTTTAAAAGCAAGTAAGGCTAATGCGAGCGAGGCCACATCGCTCAGGTTATGACCTGCGTCGGTTAACAGGGACAAAGAGTGTGTAATAAAACCTGTAATAGCCTCAACCACCACAAACACCGAGTTAAGTACGATGCCCCAAATAAAAGCCGAATTTAAATGATCAAGCTTAGGGGCATGGTCGTGATGATGGTGCCCGTGCGAATGTGAGTGTGAATGATCGTGACCTGCTGACATTTAACAAAGGTAGGTAAAATGTGCAGATGTGCAGATGTGCAAATGTGCAGATTCATGTGTTGTTCATTTTCTGAACCGGGATTAAACGGATTTTAGGATTTACAGGATTCTCGCCGAATATGCTTCAGATAAAATCAGCGAAATCAACGTAATCAGAAAAAATCAACGGTCACTCGTGATGATAAGGCTCTCCCTTCATAATGGTATATGCCCTGTACAGTTGCTCCACAAAAAACAGGCGTACCATCTGGTGCGAAAATGTCATGCGCGAAAGAGAGATCTTGTCGTTAGCCCGCTGGTAAACGGAGGTATCAAAGCCATAAGGCCCGCCTATGATGAATATTAAGTTGGCAGATGTGGTAACTTCTTTTTTATTGATATAAGCCGCAAACTGGCTTGATGTAAA from Mucilaginibacter sp. SJ includes:
- a CDS encoding toxin-antitoxin system HicB family antitoxin, which translates into the protein MGKSPDKTYKGTFNVRVPSALHKEASTFAAINNITLNEFVKMAMNFALHRKEQIIKISTKGSDELIGIA
- a CDS encoding Dabb family protein — protein: MKSTRRKFITTTAALAAGTVTASAISLKEQKEEWPIVHHVFFWLKNPGSTEDRNKLVAGVKTLAKIETVRKLRVGIVASTEKRDVVDNSWAVSELMFFSDLAGQATYQTHPIHLEFIKNCSHLWEKVIVYDAVDA
- a CDS encoding cation diffusion facilitator family transporter produces the protein MSAGHDHSHSHSHGHHHHDHAPKLDHLNSAFIWGIVLNSVFVVVEAITGFITHSLSLLTDAGHNLSDVASLALALLAFKLTKVSANSKYTYGYKRSTIIVSFFNAVILFAAVGFIIYEAITRFMNPETVSGGTMAWVAFIGIGINAFTAWLFVKDKDTDLNIKGAYLHMAVDAIVSFGVVISGIIIYFTKLYWIDSAVSLIIGFVILRGTWSLLTASLRLEMDGVPAEMDLDKIKAELKKAKGVVDVHHMHVWALSTTENALTAHLVIKPEAMADFDNIKHDLRHRLEHLDISHSTFEPEFSEEGCKQPECL
- the rlmH gene encoding 23S rRNA (pseudouridine(1915)-N(3))-methyltransferase RlmH; amino-acid sequence: MKITFLTVGKTEDAYLKEGIDKYVKRLKHYTKLELAEIPELKNTKALSPEQQKAKEAELILKKITPLDFVILMDEKGMEFTSSQFAAYINKKEVTTSANLIFIIGGPYGFDTSVYQRANDKISLSRMTFSHQMVRLFFVEQLYRAYTIMKGEPYHHE